CCGCCGATACGACGTCGATGATGCGGCTCACGCGCCGTTGCGTCGTCGCCGCCGACGCAACCCGGGCCGGCCATCGATCGATTGCCCGAGTCGCATGCCGCTTTCAACGCATTGCTTCGCCGAATGCGACGTTTGGCCGGACCTCAATACCACGATCAAGTGTAGGCGATGAGCGCATGCACTCCGACGCTTGCCGACGAGGGGCACGCCAAATGCTTGCCGATCGTGGTCTCGAACATACGTGGAAGCGTGTCGATCGATGAACTGGCCGGGCGACAGCCCCATGTCGCTTCCACACGTTGACTGCCGCGCGCGCCGCGTGCCAACAGGCATTCGCGGTCCGCGGCGCTCAACGGTGTCGAATATTCACAAAGGCCGATTTTGCGACATGCGCCGCCATGCGCGCCTCGCATGCCGCGAGACGCGCTATGCTTCATTCGACCGACCTATCCCGACGAGGCTCGTCATCGTGCACGAAAGCGCCCAACCCGATCGCAATCCCCCCCTGTCCGCGCCGGGCCTCGCCCAAGGACGAAACCGCAGGCGCGTCACGCTACGGCTACGGCTTGCGACCGCGCTTGCTTCGTTGGCGAGCGCAATCGCGGCCGACGCGGCCCCGCCTCCATCGAACCTGATTCCCAAGAACGCCGAGCAAGCCTTCGCCACGACCGCCGCCGGCCTTCAAATCTATTCGTGCGAATACGACGGCAACCACCGTATCGCATGGGTGTTCCAGCACCCCGAAGCCACGCTGTACGACGCGTCCGGCGTCGCCGTGATCCGGCACGGCGCCGGCCCGTCGTGGGAAGCGCAGGACGGCAGCCGCATCGTCGGCGAGAAAATCGCCGACGCGCCGAGTCCGAACGCGGGCAGCATTCCTCAACTGCTCCTCTCGACGCGCGCGACCGCGAACGGCTCGCTCGCGTCCGTGCGCTACGTGCAGCGCCTCGACACGATGGGCGGCGCCGCGCCCGCGACGCCGTGCTCGGCCGAGCATCAAGTCGGCAGCTCGCCGTATTACGCGCATTACGTCTTCTGGAAGTAAGAGCAAGCCGGCTCATTCCGCGGCGATGACGGCGCGCGTCCGACGATGCGCGCCGTCATCGCTCATTCGTCCGGCCTCGCATCGACGCGGCCGGTTATCCGCTCACCCGCGGCTCTCGAGCCAATGCAGGCTGAACAATCGTGCGTCATCGACCCAAACCGTCCCCGGCGCAAACCCCGCCGATCGCGCCAGCTCGCGAAACCCGTCGACCGTGAACTTGTGCGAGTTCTCCGTATGCAGCGTCTCGCCGGCCTCGAACCGGAACGCATACCCGGCCACACGCACCGTCTGCGCGCGCCGGCTCACGAGATGCATTTCGATGCGCTGACGCTCGACGTCGTAGAACGCGCGATGCGCCCATGCATCGAGCGCGAAATCGGCACCCAGCTCGGCATTCGCGCGCGCGAGCAGATTCAGATTGAACGCGGCCGTCACGCCCGATGCGTCGTTGTACGCGCGATGCAGGATCGACACGTCCTTCACGAGATCGACGCCGATCAGAAGGCCGCCGCCCTTCAGCAACGAAGCGGCGCGCCGCAGGAACGCCGAAGCCTCGTCAGGCGAGAAATTCCCGATCGTCGATCCGAGAAAACACCCGACGCGCCTGCCTCGCACACGCTCGATCGCACGCATTTGATCGGACTGCAGATAATCGGCGACCACGGGCTGCACGTCGAGCCACGGATACGCGTCGCGCAGCGCGGCGGCCGCGTGCGCGAGATGGTCGGCCGAGATGTCGACGGGCAGGTAGCGCGCGGGCGGATTCGACGCCGCGCACGCATCGAGCAGCACGCGGATCTTCGACAGCGAACCCGCGCCGAACTCGATCAGGTTCGCGTCGCCGCCGATCTGCGCGGCGATCTCGGACGCGCGACGTTTCAGGATCGCGAGCTCGGTGCGCGTCGGATAGTACTCGGGCAGCTCGCAGATCCGATCGAACAACGCGGAGCCCGCCGCGTCGTAGAAATACTTCGGCGCGATGCTGCGCGGCGAGCGGCGCAATCCGGCGAGCAGGTCGCGGCCGAATGCGCTGTCGCGCATCGTTTCGATCGCCACGCCCGCGGCGGCTTCCATCCCTTCAGATATCTCTCGCAAGACGCACTCCCGTGAATTGCCAGCGCGCGGCCGGCGGAAAGAAGTTGCGGTACGTCGCGCGCGCGTGTCCCGGCGGCGTCGCCACGCTGCTGCCGCGCAGCACCTGCTGCCCGACCATGAACTTGCCGTTGTATTCCGCCGCCACGCCCGCCATCGGACGAAAGCCCGGATACGGATCGTACGACGAGCGCGTCCACTGCCACACGCGGCCCGTCATCTGCGCGATGCCCGGCGCATCGAACGCCGCCTCCCATTCGGCTTCGGTCGGCAAGCGCGCGCGCGCCCATTCCGCGTAAGCGGCCGCTTCGTAGAAACTCACGTGCGAGACGGGCGCGTCGCGCACGAGCGGCCGCAGCCCTTCGAATCCGAACTCGCGCCAGCCGAGCCCTTCGCCGCCGTCGGACGCGATCCAGTACAGCGGCGCCTTCAATCCGTCGCGCTGGACCATCGCCCAGCCGTCGGACAGCCAGCACTCCGGACGCGAGTAGCCGCCGTCATCGATGAACGCCGCGTATTCGCCGTTCGTCACGAGCCGCTCGGCGATCTCGTACGGCCGCAGGATCGTCCGATGACGCGGCCGCTCGTTGTCGAACGAAAAGCCGCGGCCGTCGTGGCCGATCTCGACGATGCCGCCCTGCCGCGGCAGCCAGCGCGCGGCGCCGTTCGCGCGCGGCGCGTCGTCGGCCGGCGTCGCGTCGCTTCGGTAGGCGGGCAGCAGCGGATTCAGCGAGAACGCGTGCAGGATGTCGGTGAGGATCAGTTCCTGATGCTGCTGCTCGTGATGCAGGCCGAGCGTGATCTCCGGCTCCATCGCGACCAGCGAAGGAAGATCGGCCGTGCGCAGCAGATCGAGCAGCGCGTCGTCGACGTGGCGCCGATAGCGATGCACGTCGTCGAGCGACGGGCGCGACAGCATCCCGCGCTGCGGCCGCGCATGGCGCGGGCCGAGCGCTTCGTAATACGAATTGAAGAGATATGGATAGCGCGAATCGAACAGCTTGTAGCCGCGCGCATGCCGCGCGAGGATCACGGTCTCGAAGAACCATGTCGTATGCGCGAGATGCCACTTCGTCGGGCTCGCGTCCGGCATCGACTGCAACGCCTGATCCTCCGCGGACAGCGGCTTCGCGAGCGCGACGCTGTAACCGCGCACGTCCGTGAAGCCGCGCGCGAGGTCCGACGCGAGACTGCGCGTCGATTCTTCGTTCTTCGTCATGTGCACCGTCCCGACTGGATGGTTCGCTCGCGCGCGTCACGCCTCGCCTGCGAACCCATGCAACAAAGAATAGGACACGCGCGCGACGCCGCGACCTGAATCGCGACGTCGCGCGCGACAAGCACCGCTTTCGCGGCTCGCCCCGTTTGTGTGGATGGCTACGGTGTCAGCCGATCGTGATCGAGTCGATGCGATCGGGATAGAACGCGAGATGGCCTGCGATCTGCTTCATCGCGTCGTGCGGCGTTTCATACGACCAAACCGCATTGACGCCGCGCTCGCCGGCCCCCTTGACGCTGTAGTACGACGCGTCGCCCTTATACGGGCAATGGCTCGTGTGCGTCGTGCGTTCGAGCCGCGACATGTCGACGTCCTTGCGCGGCACGTACTGCACGGGCGGATACGACGCCTCGCGCAGCGTGAGCGCGTCGCGCGAGTCGGCGAGCGCATGGCCGCCCGCCTTGACGACGACACGCTCGCCCGTCGCTTCGATCGTGATCGGATGGTCCGGGCCAGGAATCTTGACGGTATGGCTTGACTGGGTCATGAAAGCACCTCCGGTTGCGAAACGCGTCGAACTTCGGCGACATCCTACGCCGCTCGGGCGCGGCGGGCGACGCGCGAGCCGCGAATTCTGAAGTTGAAGCGAACGAACAATCACCGTTGCGAACGCCGTTAATTGCGGCTCGCGCGGAGATCGGACGACGATGCGCGCGGTTCGCTCCGAGGCTCGTCTTCGCAGATTTCGTTCCTGCGTGGCCGGAGCCATTCGATCGATGGCCGACGTGCGTCGCCTCTTCCGCATAGACCGCCGCGCTCGCCGAGGTTCCCTTCCGGCCCGTCGCGCGCAACGAACCGTTCACGAGCGCCGCCGCGCATCGCGCACATGCCGCACCCGCAAGTTTTTACTAAAAATGCGACAAATACATTAAATAAAACCATCACTCTGCAAATACCATAGCGGCCATCACTGGCAATGGCGTTTCGCACGGCGGTTATATACCGAACGAGCGCCCCTGATCGACCCTCGCGGCGAGCCGCACCGAAACGCCCGCCGCCTTCACTTCGCAGAGAGATTCATGCCCCGCCCCATCGTCGCCCGAATTCATCCCGACGCCGTCGCGCGCAACCTTGCAATCGTCCGGCAAAAAGCGCCGCGCTCGCGTATTTGGTCGGTCGTCAAGGCGAACGCCTACGGTCACGACATCGAGCGCATCTATCCGGCGCTCGCGGACGCAGACGGCATCGCACTCCTCGACCTCGACGAGGCGGTGCGCGTGCGCGAGCTCGGCTGGACGAAGCCGATCCTGCTGCTCGAAGGGATTTTCGAGGCGGCGGACGTCGAGATCGCCGACCGCCACCGGCTGACGGTCGCCGTGCACGGCGACGAGCAATTGACGCTGCTGGCGTCCGCGAAGACGACGCGGCCGATCGACATCCAGTTGAAGATGAACTCGGGGATGAACCGGCTCGGCTATCGGCCGGGCGCGTTCCGCGCCGCATGGGAGCGCGCGGCCGCCGCGCCGTCGATCGGCGACATCGCGCTGATGATGCACTTCGCGAACGCCGACGAAGGCGAGATCGACTGGCAGATGCGCGCGTTCGACGCGGCGACCGACGGACTGCCCGGCGAGCGCACGCTGTCGAATTCGGCGGCCGTGCTGTGGCATCCGCGCGCGCATCGCGACTGGGTGCGGCCCGGCACGATCCTGTACGGCGCGTCGCCGACAGGCGCCGCCCGCCACCTCGCCGACGTGCCGCTGCAACCGGCGATGACCGTCACGAGCAAGATCATCGGCGTGCAGACGCTCGCGGCAGGCGAGACGGTCGGCTACGGGCGCCGCTTCACGGCCGAGCGCGAGATGCGCATCGGCGTCGTCGCGTGCGGCTACGCGGACGGCTATCCGCGCCATGCGCCGACCGGCACGCCGATCGCGGTCGACGGCGTGCGCACGCAAGTCGTCGGGCGCGTGTCGATGGACATGCTGACCGTCGATCTCACGCCGTGCCCGAACGCGGGCGTCGGCTCGGCGGTCGAGCTGTGGGGCGCGCAGGTGCGCGTCGACGACGTCGCCGAGGCCGCGGGCACGATCGGCTACGAGCTGTTGTGCGCGCTCGCGCGGCGGGTGCCGGTCGCGGTCGATCCGTATTCGGCCGCGGCGGCACAGCCGGAGCATGCGCGAACGGGAAGCTACGGGCGCTGAGCGGAATCGGCCGGACGGCGGCGCGCCCGCGCATGCGCCCGAACGCCCCGCGCACTCACTCCCGCCAACGCGCCGGCCGCTTCTCGAGAAACGCGTCGATGCCCTCGCACGCGTCCGCTTCCATCATGTTGCGCGCCATCACGTCGGACGCGTAAGCGTACGCGTCGTCGAGCGGCATCTGCCGCTGCCGGTAGAACATCGCCTTGCCGTAGCGCACCGCGGCGGGGCGCTTCGACACGATCGCCGCGACCGTGCGCGCGACGGCCGCATCGAGCGCGTCCTCCGGCACCGCCTCGTTGACGAGCCCCCGGTCGACGGCCGTCGCCGCATCGACGAAGCGCCCGGTGACGAGCATGTCGAACGCGCGCTTCGTCGACACGTTGCGGGAAAGCGCGACGGCGGGCGTCGAGCAGAACAGTCCGACGTTGATGCCGGACACCGCGAAGCGGGCCGTGTCGGCGGCGATCGCGAGATCGCACGACGCGACGAGCTGGCAGCCCGCCGCCGTCGCGATCCCGTGCACGCGCGCGACGACGGGCACGGGCAGCGCCTGAATCGCCTGCATCACGCGGCTGCATCGGCCGAACAAGTCGCGGTAGTACGCGAGATCGGGCGTGCCGCGCATCTCGCGCAGGTCGTGGCCCGCGCAAAACGCGCGGCCCTCGGCGGCGAGCACGACGCAGCGCACGTGCGGATCGTCGGCGAGCGCGGCGAGCTCGCGCTGCAGCGCGTCGAGCAGCGCCTCCGACAACGCGTTGAACTGCGACGGCCGGTTCAGGCGCAGCGTCGCGACGCCGTCGCGATCGTCGCGCAGCAACGGCGGCGCCGACGCCTGGCTGGATGGTTCCATGTCGTCCTCCTCGATTGGCACGTGGACCGGTGCGGGCCGGCGCGGGCCGGCGCGGACCGCGGCCTCGCCCGGCGCGTTTTCGACAAAGGTATACGGTATCCCGACCGAATCAAACTGCGTCGCGTCAAGCGATGCGCGCAGGCCGATCCGCCGATGCGGCGAAAAACCGACACCGCCCGCCGGAGATCGCCGGAGCGGTGGACATCGCCGGAAAAAGCTGTATATTCATACAGCTCGCGCCGCCGGCGATCCATGCGAAAATCGCGTGCCGCCGGATAGTCCGACGGGCCGCTCGCCCATCGGCGAGGCGGCCGAAGTCGATCGGGCATCGCGAGACGGGCCACGGAGAAGACAGAGTGAAACGAGTTGGATACGGGTTGCTGTTATTGGCTTTCACTTCCTCGACGTTCGCAAGCGAGCGATACGTCGAGATCTGGAATCCGCCCGAAGCGCGCACCGGCTCGAGCACCGGCGCGCGCCACGATCCGTCCGCCCGCAAGCCGGCGCCGGCCGCGAAGCGCAAGCGCGTCGCGCCGCGCGTCGTGGAAGCGCGGATGCATCATCCGCCCACTGCCGTGAAGATCGCGCCGAAGCCGCGCGCGATCGACGACGACATGCCGCGCGCGACGCCTGCGCCGCCCTCGCCCGCCGCGCCCGACATCCCCCGCCAATTCACGCCGGACGGCAACGTGCTGCGCGTCGGCACGCGGGGCTACGGCGTCGAAGTGTCGCGCTGAAGGCCGTCGATCGCGGCTGCGCGTCGACGCGCAGCCGATCACGCGGATGCGACGAAGACGGTTCGATCGCCTCGCCCTCGCATGCGGGCCGCAAAACGGCCCGATCATCGATGCATCCTCCATCCTCCGCCCGCGCCCGGTGCAGCACATCGATGCGCGCCCGTCGCCAATAGACGAACGCTGAACGAACGCCGCTCGCATCGCGTGATCGCCGCCATCCGCACGGCCGGGTGAACGACGCGCGGCGCGCGGCGTGCACATCCTCCACGCAAGAAAATGCGCCGTTCTTCCGCTGTCGAATGCGGCCGAATACGGCACGCCGCGCACGCCAATCGGCAACACACGAAAACCGAACGCACTCGTCGCGCGCCGCGACATCGCCGCCATCCGCACGGATGAGCGAGAGCGAACGACACGCGCACGCACATGTCGCGCGCACCAAAAAAACAGCCGGCCCGAAGGCCGGCTGCTCGCTCGACTTCCCGCGCGACGCAAGCGCCGCGCCGTATGCCGCGCTTAGAAGCGGTGGATCAGGCCGACGCCGAGACCCACTTGGCTGCGCGACGACGACGGCGACGCGTTGAAGCCGTCGCCGATCGACGCGGTCGCGTCGATGATCTTGCCGCCCGCGAGCGTCTTGCCGTTCGCACGCTGATACGCTTCGACCGCGTAGAGGCCGGTGCGCTTCGACAGGCTGTAGTACTGCGACAGCGTGAACTGATGGTACTGCGCCGCGCTCGTGATGCCGTTCGACTGGGTCGCGCGCGTGTACGCGTAGCCGCCCGCGAAGTCCCACGTCGCCGACGGCTTGAAGTGCAGCACCGCGCCCGCGGTATTGAAGATCGCGGTGTTGCGGAACGTCGAGTTCACGCCCGGGATGTATTGCACGTTCGAGTACGACACCGA
This genomic stretch from Burkholderia oklahomensis C6786 harbors:
- a CDS encoding DUF3455 domain-containing protein; the encoded protein is MASAIAADAAPPPSNLIPKNAEQAFATTAAGLQIYSCEYDGNHRIAWVFQHPEATLYDASGVAVIRHGAGPSWEAQDGSRIVGEKIADAPSPNAGSIPQLLLSTRATANGSLASVRYVQRLDTMGGAAPATPCSAEHQVGSSPYYAHYVFWK
- the egtD gene encoding L-histidine N(alpha)-methyltransferase gives rise to the protein MEAAAGVAIETMRDSAFGRDLLAGLRRSPRSIAPKYFYDAAGSALFDRICELPEYYPTRTELAILKRRASEIAAQIGGDANLIEFGAGSLSKIRVLLDACAASNPPARYLPVDISADHLAHAAAALRDAYPWLDVQPVVADYLQSDQMRAIERVRGRRVGCFLGSTIGNFSPDEASAFLRRAASLLKGGGLLIGVDLVKDVSILHRAYNDASGVTAAFNLNLLARANAELGADFALDAWAHRAFYDVERQRIEMHLVSRRAQTVRVAGYAFRFEAGETLHTENSHKFTVDGFRELARSAGFAPGTVWVDDARLFSLHWLESRG
- the egtB gene encoding ergothioneine biosynthesis protein EgtB, with the protein product MTKNEESTRSLASDLARGFTDVRGYSVALAKPLSAEDQALQSMPDASPTKWHLAHTTWFFETVILARHARGYKLFDSRYPYLFNSYYEALGPRHARPQRGMLSRPSLDDVHRYRRHVDDALLDLLRTADLPSLVAMEPEITLGLHHEQQHQELILTDILHAFSLNPLLPAYRSDATPADDAPRANGAARWLPRQGGIVEIGHDGRGFSFDNERPRHRTILRPYEIAERLVTNGEYAAFIDDGGYSRPECWLSDGWAMVQRDGLKAPLYWIASDGGEGLGWREFGFEGLRPLVRDAPVSHVSFYEAAAYAEWARARLPTEAEWEAAFDAPGIAQMTGRVWQWTRSSYDPYPGFRPMAGVAAEYNGKFMVGQQVLRGSSVATPPGHARATYRNFFPPAARWQFTGVRLARDI
- a CDS encoding DUF427 domain-containing protein gives rise to the protein MTQSSHTVKIPGPDHPITIEATGERVVVKAGGHALADSRDALTLREASYPPVQYVPRKDVDMSRLERTTHTSHCPYKGDASYYSVKGAGERGVNAVWSYETPHDAMKQIAGHLAFYPDRIDSITIG
- the alr gene encoding alanine racemase, with amino-acid sequence MPRPIVARIHPDAVARNLAIVRQKAPRSRIWSVVKANAYGHDIERIYPALADADGIALLDLDEAVRVRELGWTKPILLLEGIFEAADVEIADRHRLTVAVHGDEQLTLLASAKTTRPIDIQLKMNSGMNRLGYRPGAFRAAWERAAAAPSIGDIALMMHFANADEGEIDWQMRAFDAATDGLPGERTLSNSAAVLWHPRAHRDWVRPGTILYGASPTGAARHLADVPLQPAMTVTSKIIGVQTLAAGETVGYGRRFTAEREMRIGVVACGYADGYPRHAPTGTPIAVDGVRTQVVGRVSMDMLTVDLTPCPNAGVGSAVELWGAQVRVDDVAEAAGTIGYELLCALARRVPVAVDPYSAAAAQPEHARTGSYGR
- a CDS encoding enoyl-CoA hydratase, translating into MEPSSQASAPPLLRDDRDGVATLRLNRPSQFNALSEALLDALQRELAALADDPHVRCVVLAAEGRAFCAGHDLREMRGTPDLAYYRDLFGRCSRVMQAIQALPVPVVARVHGIATAAGCQLVASCDLAIAADTARFAVSGINVGLFCSTPAVALSRNVSTKRAFDMLVTGRFVDAATAVDRGLVNEAVPEDALDAAVARTVAAIVSKRPAAVRYGKAMFYRQRQMPLDDAYAYASDVMARNMMEADACEGIDAFLEKRPARWRE